The genomic window TTGTAGAAGCCATAAATTAAGCCTCCCATATAGCAATCGCCACTTCCAACGCGATCTAAAATTTGCTCCGAAAGATATTCTTTAGAAACAAACAGTTGATTTTCGGTAAATAACGTAGTGTAATATCTGATCCCTACTTTATAATCGAACCTAAATGTATTGGCTACATGCTTACATTTTGGAAACTTATTGATGATTTCTTTAGATGTAATTTCTGCCTGCTTCAAATAGTTTTCCTTGGTATCAATCGCCACTACATCGCTTTGCAAAGAGATGCCAAGCATTTGTTCGGCAGCCCAAATGTTACCCATAATTAAATCAGCGTATTTCGCTAATTCTGGTACAATATCTATAGGTTGCTTACCGAATTTCCAAAGTTTTGCTCTAAAATTTAAGTCGATGGAAACTGTAATTCCACGTTCATCTGCCGCTTTTACTGCTTCTAAACAAACATCAGCAGCATCTTGGTTTAAAGCTGGGCAAATGGTACTGAAATGAAACCAAGAAATATCCTTAAAAATCTCATCCCAGTTTAAAGTTCCAGGTTTGATACTTGCGAAAGACGAATTTGCTCTATCATAGATCACTCCTGCATTTTTG from Pedobacter sp. SL55 includes these protein-coding regions:
- a CDS encoding sugar kinase — translated: MKVLSFGELLLRICPDTDGQWLADNQLPFYVGGAELNVATALALWDVPSAYFSALPDNFMSQQILNYVHKCNIDSSRMQLSGDRLGLYYLPKGKDLKNAGVIYDRANSSFASIKPGTLNWDEIFKDISWFHFSTICPALNQDAADVCLEAVKAADERGITVSIDLNFRAKLWKFGKQPIDIVPELAKYADLIMGNIWAAEQMLGISLQSDVVAIDTKENYLKQAEITSKEIINKFPKCKHVANTFRFDYKVGIRYYTTLFTENQLFVSKEYLSEQILDRVGSGDCYMGGLIYGFYNEHEPQQILDFATGAAYNKLYIPSDCTTATVQDVHQTIAQNQND